A genomic segment from Malus domestica chromosome 05, GDT2T_hap1 encodes:
- the LOC103435152 gene encoding glucan endo-1,3-beta-glucosidase 11 produces MATFFSRIAIFKIFLVFSLSFSDIGFLQGTTSLGINYGQLGNNLLQPEKVLDLLSSLKVTKARIYDTNPQILTAFANSGVELMVTIENAVLGQLMNPQAAFQWVSSHIKPYFPATKITSIAVGNEVFTDDDTTVLLSNLVPAMISIQTALAQLGLDSYIKVSTPCSLAVLEESYPPSAGSFKPEVAPVMTQMLQFLQSTTAPFWINAYPYFAYKGDPNRVSLDYVLFNPNQGMVDPFTKLHYDNMLYAQVDAAIYAMARLGFNGIEVRISETGWPSSGDSNEIGATLQNAAIYNRNLLRRQLENEGTPLRPKMRLEVYVFALFNENMKPGPTSERNYGLFHPDGTMAYNVGLSAKSTSRSPTSSSSSSSSSSSTTSSAPISDVFSSATKAATMEYHQSWVCWISVCMLTFHVFMGRPF; encoded by the exons atgGCCACATTTTTCAGCAGAATTGCCATTTTCAagatttttcttgtattttctcTAAGTTTCTCAG ATATTGGTTTCCTACAAGGAACTACATCACTTGGCATCAACTATGGCCAACTTGGCAACAATTTACTTCAGCCAGAGAAAGTCCTGGACCTCTTGAGCTCCCTCAAGGTAACGAAAGCGCGAATCTACGACAcgaatcctcaaatcctcacgGCATTTGCCAATTCCGGCGTCGAGCTAATGGTGACCATCGAAAACGCCGTGTTAGGCCAGTTGATGAACCCTCAAGCAGCCTTCCAATGGGTTAGCTCCCACATCAAGCCTTATTTCCCAGCCACCAAAATCACCAGCATTGCCGTAGGCAACGAGGTCTTCACCGATGATGACACAACAGTACTATTATCCAATCTTGTCCCGGCCATGATCAGCATCCAAACGGCACTAGCTCAGCTAGGCCTTGATTCCTACATTAAAGTCTCCACCCCTTGTTCTCTGGCGGTCCTCGAAGAATCCTACCCGCCTTCGGCCGGAAGTTTCAAACCCGAGGTGGCTCCGGTCATGACACAAATGTTACAGTTCTTGCAAAGCACAACGGCACCTTTTTGGATCAATGCCTATCCATATTTTGCATACAAGGGTGATCCAAACAGAGTCTCTTTGGACTATGTACTATTTAACCCCAACCAAGGGATGGTTGACCCTTTCACCAAGCTACACTATGACAACATGTTGTATGCACAAGTAGATGCAGCCATTTATGCTATGGCTAGGTTAGGGTTCAATGGTATTGAGGTCAGGATTTCGGAAACGGGCTGGCCATCCAGTGGGGACTCGAACGAAATTGGTGCAACGCTACAGAATGCTGCCATTTACAACAGGAATCTGTTGAGGAGGCAGCTCGAAAATGAAGGCACTCCTCTGAGGCCTAAAATGAGGCTGGAGGTCTATGTGTTTGCTTTGTTCAATGAGAATATGAAGCCCGGACCGACGTCCGAAAGGAACTACGGACTATTTCATCCGGATGGGACTATGGCTTACAATGTTGGATTGTCTGCCAAATCAACTAGTAGATCACCAACTTCATCATCATCGtcgtcatcatcatcgtcatcaacAACCTCATCAGCTCCCATTTCTGATGTTTTTTCCTCTGCTACAAAG GCAGCAACCATGGAATATCATCAAAGCTGGGTGTGCTGGATTTCTGTTTGCATGCTGACCTTCCATGTTTTTATGGGAAGACCATTTTAA